DNA from Triticum aestivum cultivar Chinese Spring chromosome 7D, IWGSC CS RefSeq v2.1, whole genome shotgun sequence:
AACAAAAATAGTAACAACTTGACAGCGATGGTGGGCGGATGACAATGTGGAAGCACCGTGGGATGAAGATCTAGTCGAATCTGCACCTTTCTTGTACCACTGTTAATTCTTTCTtcatgtttttatttatttattgagaaaaatatttttttcatcatgtgtttgtgaTATATATTTTTTATTCTAATTACTAACAACCACCAAGGCAAGCAGAAAATAAAGCATTTCATCATTCAATAGCGTGACTGCCTTCAGATTTGAAACTGTTTGGAGGAGAATGTCAATTCTGTTCAATGCAGTACTCGGGTGTCATAGCATGATGCCAACGCTAAAACGCTAAGTACAGTAATAAAAACGCTAAAATGCTAGGTTAAGTTTCCAGCCTCAGCCACCAAACTAGAGTTGTCACATGTTCGACTGTAATGATTGGGTACAGTTATCAGCGAGACATGTCGGATGAGAGTTAGGTATCACGTGATTCAATCTTCAGGAGTTGGGGGGGTGTCCTCCATGGCCCCTTTACCATCAGCGGCGTCGTAGTAAAAGAAATTCTTGATCGGATCGCCTTTACAAGATATTGACTTAATCACTTCCTGTTACGTCCAAAAACAAAGTGCAAAGCCGTGAGCAGTATGCTGTAGAGAACATTCAAATATGAGAAGGCTTGAAATGAAATGAAATTCACACTCCAATATTTCTGCACATAAATGGAATATAATAGTGTACTTTTGGGCTGGATGTTTTTCTACATGTTTCAGGAAACATTGCATGTTCATTCACATCCTTCGTGGATCAATTACGGGTGTGAGATTCTTTTTTAAACAATCCATGTGTCAACTTTCAAACCAAACAGCTATCTTCCACCAAGTGATCTAATGCAATTTCAAGGCCTACCAAGAGCTATCTACGAACCACACTTTTGAACCAGTGAGTACCTctgttcactggttcagctgttgGAATGCTGGTTCATTGGTTTGACCGCTGGGCTAATTGGTAGTACTGTACTTCAATTAAGGGATGAGTACCTTCATTTCTGCATCACAATCAACAAACCAGCATAGCCATGTTGAGTAGGTGGCGTCGCTAGTTCTGCACTGACGCATGAGGTCGCGCCTAACTGTTTTCTAGCGTGAGTGGCGTGCAACAGGCCGAACTGCTCCATGGTTCAGTGCAAACCACCAGATTTGACCATATAAGGGCTGCTCACATGCTTAAGCAGTCGCTAGGCCAAACTGGACGAGTTGACAGTTCCAGTTTTTACAGTCAGATCTCCAGTCTGGTTTTCTAAACTATGCCACGAAACAATATGATCCAATCCAAGTATAATTAACACATAAAAAAACATTGATGGATGTTAGAGCAGCTACTATCATAATGATAAGTCATGTAGTGTGTGAGATTCTTTTTTAAACAATTCACATCCTTCTCGGACCACTTACGCTTCTGAGATTCTTTTTTAAATAATTCATGTGGCAACTTTCAAACCACACAGCTAGCTTCCACCAAGTGATCTAATGCAATTTCAAGGCCTACCAAGAGCTATCTACGAACCACACTTTTGAACCAGTGAGTACTGTACTTGGGGGCCGCTGCTGTTGGAATGCTGGTTCAGTTTGTTCACTGGTTCAGCTGAATGCTGGTTCATTGGTTTGATCGCTGGGCTAACAAGTAGAAAATTGGTAGTAGTGTACTTCAATTAAGGGACGAGTACCTTTATTTCTGCATCACAATCAACAAACCAGCTCTGCACTGCACTGATGCATGAGGTCACGACTAACTTTTTTCTAACGTGAGTGGCGTTCAACAGGCCGAACTGCTCTATGGTTCAGTGCAAACCGTCTGATTTGACCAGGTTTAATCATACAAGGCCTGCTCACATGCTTAAGCAGTCGCTAGACCAAACTGGACGAGTTGACAGTTTCAGTTTTTACAGTCAGATCTCCAGTCTGGTTTTCTAAACTATGCCACGAAACAATATGATCCAATCCAAGTATAATTAACACACAAAAAAACATTGATGTAAGGATGTTAGAGCAGCTACTATCATAATGATAAGTCATGTAGTGTGTGGTATATATTGATCTAGGAATACATCAACGGTTGCTATAATGAAGTGCAACAGGAAGAGGATGCAACTTGTCTAGCAGGTTTAGTAAATGTTTGTGGTGCTGGTGCGTGTAAATAATAATTCAGGAAATAGCATGCAACACATGGGACAGAAGTTAATAGCTTGGGCCACCTGAACATTGCACATTTATGTTCTCAAACTTGTATAATGAGTCAGGACAAGTCCAGTTTAACTGAACCTTAACTGACAATTTTAGATACATAGCACGGTTACTTTACAAGACATGTATCTTCATGTGATCAACAAAGAAATGATGATTTGGACTTAAAATCAGTTTCAAGATATCGTCGACAGATTTTACTAGTTTTGCAGTAATATTATCTAGAAGAATTAAAAAAGCATATTCAAGCTTTAAATAAATCATAGTTAGTTGAAGTCTCGTTTGGACTTGCCTTGACCCAGTTAATTTAAACCTGACTCGGTGTAGTGTGGGCTAGCCCACCAAACGTGGAGTCTTATTCCTTAATTAGAGTCATACAGTTGGTTAAGCAAGTTTGTTAGGAAAGAGCCCAACCAGTTTATAGATCGTATTAGAGTTTGAATAGACTCCCCAGCTTGTCGGTCAAGTTGTGTCTAACAATATAAAGGAGCCAACCTCTCAAAAAATCAGAGAAGAATATTGTCGCTTACTTTTATCAACTTTTACAGTAGTTAGTGTTATGTCAGTAGTAGATCCTACCATTATGTTAAAGTGACTGTATTCAAAGTGTCGTCTCAATATGTCACCTACTTTTGCCAAGTAACTTGATGACATACATTGCTTGAGATGACTATATTTACTGTTGAGCTATTATGTTCCACGTATATAAGAAAATAGTGATCTATACATAAATGAGATAAATTACTGTGTTTATTTTCCAGCATCACAAAAACTAAACAAtacaagaaacaaaaaataaaggatGGAAGATTGGACCTACCTGACCAAGAATGCCACCAAGGATTGCACATACAGGAGGATGTTCCTTTTTCCCAGCTGCTAGAAGCCGTTCCAGGAGAGACGTAGGAATTCGAGACTCATCCAAAGACTGCAGTTTAAAGTGCCGTGTAAAATATCTGAAGAAACATGACTCGATTGCTCAAAGTACGACAAACGGCCAAAGCTGTACCATTCTATCACACATATCCTTCCTCAGAGCCAAAACTGCAGGTAGATCAGAAAGTGATGTCTCACCGGGGTCGCGCCCTTCAGATGATTCATAACTTTCCAAGACTGCAAACAGACATGTTTATGTTAGTTACAAAACCAAGACGTGGAAAAATACAGATAGGTAAACAGTCATAGATCGAGTGAACATGCAAATAAGTAATTTTTGGTTGAAAAGCAAAAATACAAGTCCTAAAGAAAATCTCAGAAAACCAGTTGAATATGGGATGTTATATTCTATGTCCGCAGAGGAGCACTCATTTGCTTTGTGAGATATGAAAAAGAAAATACTTAGTGGAACAGCTATCCAATTTGATCTGTTCCACTAAATATTTATCATTTATGTATGTACAAATGAATCACATTGATCCCAATTTTCGCCTGATATTTGCCCATGAAAAAAGACCAAGAAAATAAACAAACACAGTTGCCACTATTAGACAACATAAACCTTAGGAACAGTATCTTAGGTTCTCATATCATCACCTCTCATGGCGTAGTACAATTTAGTTGTTTTTTTGGACAGATCCTTCCAGGGCACAGAAATAGCTTCCTGTATAGAAACAAACCAAATGTAAATGCAGTCAATGCGATTCAAATTGTAATACTTGCCACATGAAGCATCCAGAAAGGTGTGATATTGATTTTTAAGCAAATCATATGAGATTCAGTAGTAGTGTACAATTGCAATCATTGGATTAAAATTTTATATTTGGCAATCGAAGCATCCAAAAGGGGGTGATATCAGTTCCTGTAGGTATTCCAGCAATATTGTACTGAACTACAGGAGTAGCACAGGGGTAATATAGCACCATCAGTACAATAACAGATTGAACCAgtattaagtactccctccgtcccaaaataagtgtctcaagcttagtacaactttatactaaagctagtacaaagttaagacacttattttgggacggagggagtacatagcaagcatgcataagtaCTTGCATGGAACAAACAATTTAAGGAAGAACAGAAGCAGTATAAAAAGAACAACAGCCAGAGGTACCTCCAACAAATGTATTACCCAAAAAAGAAATTGCAGGCCTTTCCAAATATGGGTAGACGGGCATCACAGAGCCACATCAGAACTAGAGggaaaccaaaatgcaataaaagcacttattttctttttctctctgcTGCCACGGAACACTAGATGTTCTATCATAGAAGGTGTCAACGTGAATTTTATATCATAATATGAAAACATAACTCGAATCGCTTCTGTGTATCATGTAATTTGTATAAGTTGCATAGTAAATACTCCCCAGTAAAGCACATGGTAGCAAAACAAGGATAACCAACTTGAGGAGTACTtcccctgtttttatttactccgcatattagctttgactgaagtcaaactttataaagtttgaccaagtttgtagacagcaatataaacatttacaatacaaatctatatgatgtgaaaatatattCAATGATGAATCCAACGGTAATTTGGTGATgtatatgttaatatatttttctaCAAACTTGTTGAACGTTCataaagtttgactttagacaaacCTAATACGCGGAGCAAATAAAGAAGGAGTACAAAACAAGAGAGCACAGCTACTGAAAGACTTTATCTCTACGAAcctacaaaaaaaattcaaattaaaCTTCCATACCTGCAGACTAGGATATTTCAACTCCTGCTGTTCAGGTTCTCCTCCAGGCTTCttctgaaaaaataaaaacaatttCAGGGATGTACATTTTAAGAATGAACTTAAGACAAAATTTGCATGCCACTAGTTATCATAAACATGGAAAGCATTCTAAGCATTCTGAGCATCTCCAGTAGTAGCCCCCACTTTAGAGCCCCTAAAGGCCAAATCCAAAATGGGGGCTGCACTTATTTCCTGGGCCCACAAATAACAGCTCCAACTCTAGCAGCAGACCCCAATTCTCAGCACCCATTATTTTGTGTACTCACTAACACATGGGAGTGATTGCCATTGAGCCCAGTATTTCTTAAGCAAATCAGAAGGCATAAATGTTTTGGCTTGTGAACAAAGCAAGTAAACAACGCTAATCAACGGATCAATAGACTAGATGCCAGAAGTCCTTCAGAAATACATACCTGAAGATAGCTATGGTTCTGCAGATCAACAAATATTTCACCACAAGAATCCTTGCAGTCTACAGAGTAGAAGGCAATATGCTTGCTTCTTTTCCGGCAGTTGTCATTAATAAACAACTAAAACATAACACATATGCAACAACAGTAAGGATAAGAAACGGAACACATGACAAAAGAAACTAAGAGTTACGAAATACTACTTAAGAGAAGGATCTACACCTTTGTTTTAAGAGATGCGCGGCTGAGTACAATAATGTCGAACCTGTCAATGAATGTTCCATCAATAAGTGATGGGTCACCTGGAAAAAATAACATAATAGTCAGAACTTTTCCAATCAATACTGTAAAAAgaatctcagattttatggccaaCTGAGAATGGTTGAAAATTTATCTTACAGAAACAATATTAGTAAAACAGTGTGCAATACCATAACAACCCGATTGTTCCTATCATCAAATGATCGTTCTTGCAAGAACTTTCTCAACTATGGCAGTGTGATGAGTGCATTATCAGTTAACAAAACAAATTGAACACACTCCTGCCAGTAATTTTGGAACAAACCAATTCTAGAATGCAAGACATGATCGCTgtatacaatatatattcattaAGCATAATAAGCAAACTAAGGAAAAAGTGCATCAAACTATACAGCTCACCTTTTGCAACAGCAACTCGGACCATTGGATTGAAATCTTTTAAGGACTCGCAGCAAACCTCTGCCCGTGATTTACCACCATACACACTCTCATCATGAGGAATTAGGAAGTTTGAATTGAGATCATCCTCTGTGACTATGTGATCGTCCATCAAGGATAAACTGCCAACTCCTGCTAGAACAATATTCTTGCAGAACTGCGGAGTAGGAGAGAAATCAACTTTAGTGTATGTGGCTGCCTTCACCGAATTAACTAAACTGTAAATATCATGTTAAAAGTTAAAATACTGAAATTTAATCAATGTCAAAAAGAATTGGGGGCCTCTGTTTGGAAAAATCAGTATGCTTCGACAAGATGGAACATGAGTGAGAATCGAAGGAACAGTAAGTTCTAGTTTAATTATTTTTATCCCGGAAAGAAAAAGATTTAGCACTTACGAAGAAAACTAGCAGGCTAGCACATGGACAGTTTAAAGAAACTCAAAATGACAGAGTTGGACATTATTCATTTCAGCAATGCAAAATACAGAACATTAATCCAATCCACAGATACCAGTTATTACAACCTTGAACCGTAATAATTACTATCATAACAGCTTGAACCCTAATTTCCATGCTATATTTTGAGATATAATCAATACCAGACCATCAAAGattacaataaataaataaattgtctGTGAAGCAGAATAATAGAAGGCAATTTTACTTGCCCACCTCAATAGTAGTACCGTTCACGCCGCACACAAGCACATGCGCCTTACTTAGCCTGTTCCAAGCAAACACAAATATAACAGTCAGGTGAAAACAGAAGAATGCGCCGAAACAATGTTACAGAAAAGGCAGAAATTACACACCCAAAAAAAATTGAAATAGTAGAACAAATaacattgacagaaaagaaaaaagaagccCAAAATTTCCACCGAAAGCATGAAACCGGGGTCACATAATTATCAGGGGAAATCCAATTATAACAGAAGAATCTTTTTGGTACTGTGCAAAAGGTTGAATCTCGGCTGGAAACTCGCGAGAGCCCCAGAAAACAAAAAGGTAGATTTCTCGAGACAAGAACAGCACGCGGTAAAACAACATGGAAACCGAAATAATGGAGTAaacgaaagagaaaaagaaaaaggaggagCAGAGGTGGGTTTTCTAGGGGGGGGCGGGGCGCACCTCTTCTGGGCATCGACGCCCCAGACGCGGATCTGGCGGTCGTAGAGCGCTGTCTCCTGCGCcgtcagctcctcctcctccgcgccgccgccgccgccgccgcccatcgcgCGGAACGCCCGGATCCCGAGCCTGTGAGGCGAATCCGGTCAGCAGCCGACGGAGGGGAAACAAGAACGGGAGCAGCCGCAAGGGTTTTGAAGTTTTTTTAGGAGAAAATGAGGTACTACTACTATTTTTCTCTCTCCCCCCTTGTGGCCTTGCCTTTGTGGGGAGGCAGAAGCATCCTGAGCGTCCTGA
Protein-coding regions in this window:
- the LOC123164518 gene encoding SUMO-activating enzyme subunit 1A isoform X1; the protein is MGGGGGGGAEEEELTAQETALYDRQIRVWGVDAQKRLSKAHVLVCGVNGTTIEFCKNIVLAGVGSLSLMDDHIVTEDDLNSNFLIPHDESVYGGKSRAEVCCESLKDFNPMVRVAVAKGDPSLIDGTFIDRFDIIVLSRASLKTKLFINDNCRKRSKHIAFYSVDCKDSCGEIFVDLQNHSYLQKKPGGEPEQQELKYPSLQEAISVPWKDLSKKTTKLYYAMRVLESYESSEGRDPGETSLSDLPAVLALRKDMCDRMSLDESRIPTSLLERLLAAGKKEHPPVCAILGGILGQEVIKSISCKGDPIKNFFYFDAADGKGAMEDIPQLLKTESRDT
- the LOC123164518 gene encoding SUMO-activating enzyme subunit 1A isoform X2 → MGGGGGGGAEEEELTAQETALYDRQIRVWGVDAQKRLSKAHVLVCGVNGTTIEFCKNIVLAGVGSLSLMDDHIVTEDDLNSNFLIPHDESVYGGKSRAEVCCESLKDFNPMVRVAVAKGDPSLIDGTFIDRFDIIVLSRASLKTKLFINDNCRKRSKHIAFYSVDCKDSCGEIFVDLQNHSYLQKKPGGEPEQQELKYPSLQEAISVPWKDLSKKTTKLYYAMRVLESYESSEGRDPGETSLSDLPAVLALRKDMCDRMSLDESRIPTSLLERLLAAGKKEHPPVCAILGGILGQEVIKSISCKGDPIKNFFYYDAADGKGAMEDTPPTPED